In a genomic window of Helianthus annuus cultivar XRQ/B chromosome 10, HanXRQr2.0-SUNRISE, whole genome shotgun sequence:
- the LOC110883713 gene encoding SKP1-like protein 5 encodes MSQTETLVLEQQETQTQTLTLKFNDSASTSNPDQTPTADPKTPNLGDSTSSSEPRPEQTTTANVAVPIPDVGPQLRAVVEEFILKIGSDDEEVRTAARNDLRDFIEREDIAIATLLVMAKYAYEVKNTDLSDVFCQRVADLIKDKKVVEVREIFGIVNDFTPEEEEAVRDEHPWAYED; translated from the coding sequence ATGTCTCAAACTGAAACTCTTGTTCTTGAACAACAAGAGACTCAAACACAAACCCTCACCCTCAAGTTCAACGACTCTGCATCCACTTCAAACCCTGATCAAACCCCCACCGCCGATCCCAAAACCCCAAACCTAGGTGATTCAACATCATCGTCCGAACCAAGACCCGAACAAACCACCACAGCCAATGTTGCGGTCCCCATCCCTGACGTGGGACCGCAACTTCGAGCTGTGGTGGAAGAATTTATTCTAAAAATTGGTTCGGACGATGAGGAAGTGCGTACAGCCGCGAGGAATGATCTGAGAGATTTTATTGAGCGCGAAGATATAGCGATCGCGACGTTGCTGGTAATGGCTAAGTATGCTTATGAGGTTAAGAATACTGATTTGTCGGATGTTTTTTGTCAAAGGGTTGCGGATTTGATCAAGGACAAGAAGGTGGTGGAGGTTAGAGAGATTTTTGGTATAGTTAATGATTTTACACCGGAGGAAGAAGAGGCTGTTCGTGATGAGCATCCTTGGGCTTATGAAGATTAG